One segment of Primulina tabacum isolate GXHZ01 chromosome 14, ASM2559414v2, whole genome shotgun sequence DNA contains the following:
- the LOC142524147 gene encoding glucuronoxylan 4-O-methyltransferase 1-like: MRGKPQHPINLKIVLICFLFLFFLFLIIRTGFSYSKQITTTLDSSILQTNSSDVHEEQLPTDCPTLPLLPTCNKITSSLAHSLVHYATLNITPQQTFSEISVSLKVLEKKSPCNFLVFGLGHDSLMWTSLNHGGRTVFLEEDKSWIEQIQRKIPSLESYHVVYDTKVTQAEELMEIGMEEECKEVSDPRFSKCQLALKGLPNEVYDIDWDLVMVDAPTGYYDGAPGRMTAIYTAGLMARNRENGETDVFVHDVNREVEDKFSLTFLCEGYLREQEGRLRHFTLPSHRTRLGRSFCP; encoded by the coding sequence ATGAGAGGTAAACCACAACACCCCATTAATCTGAAGATCGTTTTGATTTGCTTTTTATTCCttttctttctcttcttgatCATAAGAACGGGTTTCTCCTACTCTAAGCAGATTACAACAACACTTGATTCCTCAATCCTACAGACGAATTCGTCTGATGTTCATGAAGAACAATTGCCAACAGATTGTCCAACTCTTCCTTTGCTGCCAACTTGCAATAAAATCACATCTTCTTTAGCACACTCACTAGTTCACTATGCAACCTTAAACATCACTCCACAACAAACCTTCAGTGAAATATCCGTATCCCTAAAAGTACTCGAAAAAAAGTCACCATGCAACTTCTTAGTATTTGGTCTAGGCCATGACAGCCTAATGTGGACATCACTGAACCATGGAGGCCGCACAGTTTTTCTTGAAGAAGACAAATCATGGATCGAgcaaatccaaaggaaaatccCATCCTTAGAATCATACCATGTCGTGTATGACACAAAGGTGACACAAGCCGAAGAGCTCATGGAAATTGGCATGGAAGAAGAGTGTAAAGAAGTGAGTGATCCAAGATTCTCAAAATGTCAACTTGCTTTAAAAGGCTTACCAAATGAAGTGTATGATATTGACTGGGATCTGGTCATGGTGGACGCGCCAACCGGATACTACGATGGAGCACCAGGGAGGATGACTGCAATTTACACTGCTGGATTGATGGCAAGAAATAGGGAAAATGGTGAGACTGATGTGTTTGTGCATGATGTGAACAGGGAGGTCGAGGATAAATTCTCATTGACATTCTTATGCGAAGGATATTTGAGAGAACAAGAAGGGAGATTAAGGCATTTCACATTACCAAGCCACAGGACACGTTTAGGCAGATCTTTTTGTCCATAA
- the LOC142524320 gene encoding agamous-like MADS-box protein AGL11 isoform X1, which translates to MKKNQAFLHGRFRFHFMVFGSQELLKIMNGWEMGRGKIEIKRIENNTNRQVTFCKRRNGLLKKAYELSVLCDVEVALIVFSSRGRVYEYANNNIRSTIERYKKSTADSSNAYTTQEINAQFYQQESKKMHLQIQMLQNSNRHLLGEGLGSLNVKELKQLETRLERGITRIRAKKHEMILAETEILHKRENHLEQENACLRAKIAENERLQQFSMIPAGQEYNIQSYFTSNVLQLNMMETTSIYPVLDKPTLHLGYRFFGGVDFSE; encoded by the exons atgaagaaaaatcaAGCTTTCTTGCATGGAAgatttcgttttcatttcatgGTTTTTGGTTCCCAAGAACTGCTTAAAATCATGAAT GGGTGGGAAATGGGACGAGGAAAGATCGAGATCAAGAGGATTGAAAACAACACCAATCGACAAGTTACGTTCTGTAAGCGAAGAAATGGTCTACTGAAGAAAGCTTATGAACTTTCAGTTCTGTGCGATGTCGAAGTTGCACTAATAGTTTTCTCTAGCCGTGGACGAGTCTACGAGTATGCCAACAATAA CATTAGGTCAACTATAGAAAGGTACAAAAAGTCGACAGCAGATTCCTCAAATGCATACACCACTCAAGAGATCAATGCTCAA TTTTACCAACAAGAGTcgaagaagatgcaccttcaaATACAGATGCTCCAGAACTCCAACAG GCATCTTTTGGGCGAGGGTTTGGGGTCGTTGAATGTGAAGGAGTTGAAGCAGCTTGAAACTAGGCTTGAGCGAGGCATCACAAGAATCAGGGCCAAGAAG CATGAAATGATACTGGCAGAAACTGAGATTTTGCACAAGAGG GAAAATCATCTGGAGCAGGAAAATGCCTGTCTCAGGGCAAAG ATAGCAGAAAATGAGAGGCTCCAGCAATTTAGCATGATTCCTGCTGGACAAGAGTACAACATCCAGTCTTATTTCACAAGCAATGTGCTACAATTGAATATGATGGAGACCACATCGATCTATCCTGTTCTGGACAAGCCGACTCTTCATCTCGGGTA CCGTTTTTTCGGCGGTGTTGATTTTTCCGAATAA
- the LOC142524320 gene encoding agamous-like MADS-box protein AGL11 isoform X2, translated as MKKNQAFLHGRFRFHFMVFGSQELLKIMNGWEMGRGKIEIKRIENNTNRQVTFCKRRNGLLKKAYELSVLCDVEVALIVFSSRGRVYEYANNNIRSTIERYKKSTADSSNAYTTQEINAQFYQQESKKMHLQIQMLQNSNRHLLGEGLGSLNVKELKQLETRLERGITRIRAKKHEMILAETEILHKRENHLEQENACLRAKIAENERLQQFSMIPAGQEYNIQSYFTSNVLQLNMMETTSIYPVLDKPTLHLG; from the exons atgaagaaaaatcaAGCTTTCTTGCATGGAAgatttcgttttcatttcatgGTTTTTGGTTCCCAAGAACTGCTTAAAATCATGAAT GGGTGGGAAATGGGACGAGGAAAGATCGAGATCAAGAGGATTGAAAACAACACCAATCGACAAGTTACGTTCTGTAAGCGAAGAAATGGTCTACTGAAGAAAGCTTATGAACTTTCAGTTCTGTGCGATGTCGAAGTTGCACTAATAGTTTTCTCTAGCCGTGGACGAGTCTACGAGTATGCCAACAATAA CATTAGGTCAACTATAGAAAGGTACAAAAAGTCGACAGCAGATTCCTCAAATGCATACACCACTCAAGAGATCAATGCTCAA TTTTACCAACAAGAGTcgaagaagatgcaccttcaaATACAGATGCTCCAGAACTCCAACAG GCATCTTTTGGGCGAGGGTTTGGGGTCGTTGAATGTGAAGGAGTTGAAGCAGCTTGAAACTAGGCTTGAGCGAGGCATCACAAGAATCAGGGCCAAGAAG CATGAAATGATACTGGCAGAAACTGAGATTTTGCACAAGAGG GAAAATCATCTGGAGCAGGAAAATGCCTGTCTCAGGGCAAAG ATAGCAGAAAATGAGAGGCTCCAGCAATTTAGCATGATTCCTGCTGGACAAGAGTACAACATCCAGTCTTATTTCACAAGCAATGTGCTACAATTGAATATGATGGAGACCACATCGATCTATCCTGTTCTGGACAAGCCGACTCTTCATCTCGG GTAG
- the LOC142524320 gene encoding agamous-like MADS-box protein AGL11 isoform X3 yields MGRGKIEIKRIENNTNRQVTFCKRRNGLLKKAYELSVLCDVEVALIVFSSRGRVYEYANNNIRSTIERYKKSTADSSNAYTTQEINAQFYQQESKKMHLQIQMLQNSNRHLLGEGLGSLNVKELKQLETRLERGITRIRAKKHEMILAETEILHKRENHLEQENACLRAKIAENERLQQFSMIPAGQEYNIQSYFTSNVLQLNMMETTSIYPVLDKPTLHLGYRFFGGVDFSE; encoded by the exons ATGGGACGAGGAAAGATCGAGATCAAGAGGATTGAAAACAACACCAATCGACAAGTTACGTTCTGTAAGCGAAGAAATGGTCTACTGAAGAAAGCTTATGAACTTTCAGTTCTGTGCGATGTCGAAGTTGCACTAATAGTTTTCTCTAGCCGTGGACGAGTCTACGAGTATGCCAACAATAA CATTAGGTCAACTATAGAAAGGTACAAAAAGTCGACAGCAGATTCCTCAAATGCATACACCACTCAAGAGATCAATGCTCAA TTTTACCAACAAGAGTcgaagaagatgcaccttcaaATACAGATGCTCCAGAACTCCAACAG GCATCTTTTGGGCGAGGGTTTGGGGTCGTTGAATGTGAAGGAGTTGAAGCAGCTTGAAACTAGGCTTGAGCGAGGCATCACAAGAATCAGGGCCAAGAAG CATGAAATGATACTGGCAGAAACTGAGATTTTGCACAAGAGG GAAAATCATCTGGAGCAGGAAAATGCCTGTCTCAGGGCAAAG ATAGCAGAAAATGAGAGGCTCCAGCAATTTAGCATGATTCCTGCTGGACAAGAGTACAACATCCAGTCTTATTTCACAAGCAATGTGCTACAATTGAATATGATGGAGACCACATCGATCTATCCTGTTCTGGACAAGCCGACTCTTCATCTCGGGTA CCGTTTTTTCGGCGGTGTTGATTTTTCCGAATAA
- the LOC142524912 gene encoding putative methylesterase 12, chloroplastic codes for MGNQLMCMPKKDSKNGGIISRSKRGSLSKRKGATEEELLHRQALALAIQQHQLSQRFENGSMSRRIGSTSSRRHTTNLSDPFSSAPANNKQLPEFLENLKTKKFVLVHGEGFGAWCWYKSIALLEESGLLPTALDLTGSGIDLTDTNKVSTLAEYSKPLIDFLQKLSEDEKVILVGHSSGGACISYALEHLPEKISKAIYICATMVSDGQRPFDVFAEEIGSAELFSPESKSLIYGNGKDNPPTTFMFEKQQMHGLYFNQSPAKDVALAMVSMRPIPLIPMMEKMSLSAEKYGTGHRFYIQTLDDHALSPDVQEKLVRENPPEGVFKIKGSDHCPFFSKPQSLHKILLEIAQIP; via the exons ATGGGGAATCAGCTCATGTGTATGCCTAAGAAGGATAGCAAGAATGGTGGGATTATATCAAGAAGTAAAAGGGGTTCGTTGTCGAAGAGGAAGGGTGCAACAGAGGAAGAATTGCTGCACAGGCAAGCGCTTGCTCTGGCTATTCAGCAGCATCAGCTTTCTCAGAGATTTGAGAATGGGTCCATGTCTAGGCGAATTGGATCCACGAGCTCTCGCCGCCACACCACCAATTTGTCTGACCCTTTTTCTAGTGCCCCTGCTAATAATAAACAG TTACCAGAGTTTTTGGAGAATCTCAAAACAAAGAAATTTGTTTTGGTACACGGTGAAGGATTCGGAGCTTGGTGTTGGTATAAAAGTATCGCATTACTCGAGGAATCAGGGTTACTTCCTACCGCCTTGGATCTAACAGGATCTGGTATTGATCTAACTGATACAAACAAGGTTTCCACACTGGCAGAGTACTCAAAACCTTTGATTGATTTTCTGCAAAAATTGTCAGAGGATGAAAAG GTTATATTGGTTGGCCACAGTAGTGGAGGTGCTTGCATTTCCTATGCATTAGAGCATCTCCCAGAGAAGATCTCAAAAGCCATCTACATTTGTGCTACAATGGTATCTGATGGACAGAGGCCTTTTGATGTGTTTGCTGAAGAG ATTGGTTCTGCAGAACTTTTTTCACCTGAGTCGAAGTCTCTAATTTATGGTAATGGTAAAGACAATCCTCCAACGACATTCATGTTTGAAAAACAgcaaatgcatgggttatattTTAATCAATCTCCTGCTAAG GATGTTGCTTTAGCTATGGTTTCCATGAGACCCATTCCTCTTATTCCCATGATGGAGAAAATGTCTTTATCAGCAGAAAAGTATGGAACTGGACATCGATTCTACATTCAAACGCTGGATGATCATGCCCTTTCGCCAGATGTACAAGAAAAGCTTGTCAGAGAAAATCCACCCGAAGGTGTCTTTAAGATCAAAGGCAGCGACCACTGTCCCTTTTTCTCAAAGCCTCAGTCTTTGCATAAAATTTTGCTTGAAATTGCCCAAATTCCGTAG